A single genomic interval of Nonomuraea rubra harbors:
- a CDS encoding acetoacetate--CoA ligase: protein MVAEGELLWEPSEEIVESARLTHYLRWLGRPVDYEDAWRWSVDRPAEFWTSVWDYFEVIGDRGDGPVLSGSMPGATWFAGSSLNYAENALRRTGEGTALVFVSEDGGRQELTWDELREEVARVRTGLLRLGVGRGDRVAAYLPNIPQALIACLATASLGAIWSAGSPDFGVPSIVDRFKQIEPKVLIAVDGYHYNGRSYDRSAAVNEIAAELPSLRATVWIPYLAAAEEGRAPQQAEPAPGHTSEVPHGEVIGWEGLRAEEGPLEFERVPFDHPLWILYSSGTTGLPKPIVHGHGGVVLEHLKSLAFHQDLGEGDVFFWYTTTGWMMWNYLIGALLVGATPVLYDGSATHPSPAALWRIAGSEGVTYFGVGAPYIMASLKAGIHPEGLERLRGVGSTGSPLPPEGFAWVAAELPGVPIGSFSGGTDVCTGFVGATMLHPIRAGIIPCRSLGAKVESYDPLGKPVAGEVGELVLSLPMPSMPVMFWNDPGGERYTESYFDVYPGVWRHGDWIKVNEDGSCVIYGRSDSTLNRGGVRMGTSEFYRVVERFEEIADSLVIDTGQLGQEGRLLLYVTLTEGAELTEALERELCGALRKELSPRHVPNEIRVVPGIPRTLSGKKLEVPVRKILLGTPVEDAANPDAMANPEVLRHFTP from the coding sequence ATGGTTGCTGAGGGCGAGCTTCTCTGGGAGCCGAGCGAAGAGATCGTCGAGTCCGCCAGGCTGACCCACTACCTGCGATGGCTGGGCCGGCCCGTCGACTACGAGGACGCGTGGCGATGGTCCGTCGACCGGCCCGCGGAGTTCTGGACGTCGGTCTGGGACTACTTCGAGGTGATCGGCGATCGGGGTGACGGGCCCGTGCTGTCGGGGTCGATGCCCGGCGCCACGTGGTTCGCGGGCAGCTCGCTCAACTACGCCGAGAACGCGCTGCGGCGCACCGGCGAGGGCACCGCCCTCGTCTTCGTCTCCGAGGACGGCGGCCGGCAGGAGCTGACCTGGGACGAGCTGCGCGAAGAGGTCGCCAGGGTACGCACCGGGCTGCTGCGGCTCGGCGTCGGGCGCGGCGACCGGGTGGCCGCCTACCTGCCCAACATCCCCCAGGCCCTGATCGCCTGCCTGGCCACCGCCTCCCTGGGCGCGATCTGGTCGGCCGGCTCGCCCGACTTCGGCGTGCCGAGCATCGTCGACCGGTTCAAGCAGATCGAGCCCAAGGTGCTCATCGCCGTGGACGGTTACCACTACAACGGCAGGAGCTACGACCGCTCGGCCGCGGTCAACGAGATCGCCGCCGAGCTGCCCTCGCTGCGGGCGACCGTGTGGATCCCGTACCTGGCGGCGGCCGAGGAGGGCCGCGCGCCGCAGCAGGCCGAGCCCGCTCCGGGGCACACCAGCGAGGTGCCGCACGGCGAGGTGATCGGCTGGGAGGGGCTGCGGGCCGAGGAGGGGCCGCTGGAGTTCGAGCGGGTGCCGTTCGACCACCCGCTGTGGATCCTCTACTCCAGCGGCACGACCGGGCTGCCCAAGCCGATCGTGCACGGGCACGGCGGCGTCGTGCTCGAACACCTCAAGTCGCTCGCCTTCCACCAGGACCTGGGCGAGGGCGATGTGTTCTTCTGGTACACCACCACGGGCTGGATGATGTGGAACTACCTCATCGGCGCCCTGCTGGTGGGGGCCACGCCCGTGCTGTACGACGGGTCGGCCACCCACCCGTCGCCCGCCGCGCTGTGGCGGATCGCCGGCTCGGAGGGCGTGACGTACTTCGGGGTCGGGGCGCCGTACATCATGGCCTCGCTGAAGGCGGGCATCCACCCCGAGGGGCTGGAGCGGCTGCGCGGGGTCGGCTCCACCGGGTCGCCGCTGCCGCCTGAGGGGTTCGCCTGGGTGGCGGCCGAGCTGCCCGGGGTGCCGATCGGGTCGTTCTCCGGGGGAACCGACGTGTGCACGGGGTTCGTCGGGGCCACCATGCTGCACCCGATCAGGGCGGGGATCATCCCGTGCCGGTCGCTGGGGGCGAAGGTGGAGTCGTACGACCCGCTGGGCAAGCCGGTCGCCGGCGAGGTGGGGGAGCTGGTGCTGAGCCTGCCGATGCCGTCGATGCCGGTCATGTTCTGGAACGACCCCGGGGGCGAGCGGTACACCGAGAGCTACTTCGACGTCTATCCCGGGGTGTGGCGGCACGGCGACTGGATCAAGGTCAACGAGGACGGGAGCTGCGTGATCTACGGGCGCTCCGACTCGACGCTCAACCGCGGCGGCGTGCGGATGGGCACCAGCGAGTTCTACCGGGTCGTCGAGCGGTTCGAGGAGATCGCGGACAGCCTGGTGATCGACACTGGGCAGCTCGGGCAGGAGGGGCGGCTGCTGCTGTACGTGACGCTCACCGAGGGCGCCGAGCTGACCGAGGCCCTGGAGCGGGAGCTGTGCGGGGCGCTGCGCAAGGAGCTGTCGCCCAGGCACGTGCCGAACGAGATCCGTGTCGTGCCCGGCATCCCGCGGACGTTGTCCGGGAAGAAGCTGGAGGTGCCGGTGCGGAAGATCCTGCTCGGCACGCCCGTGGAGGACGCGGCCAACCCCGATGCCATGGCCAATCCCGAGGTGCTGCGCCACTTCACGCCATGA
- a CDS encoding serine hydrolase — MSTPAFDQLFRAAGVTGWLYAADVDTGHDLGHGADEPMPTASMFKVPLLVALCRQADAGLLDLTERVTVTAADRVSGPTGISSMLDDVTISLRDLAYLMIALSDNTAADKLLGRVGFEVINTMLEAFGLKETRVVQGSGEMLGSMDVDTGHAWPFVDPDDITRLSVLDPARTNRSTAREMARLFGMIWRDEAASAPSCAWMRGVLNMQVWPHRMASGFPYDDVAVSGKTGTMPTLRCETGVVEYPDGGRYAVSVFTRSFGTALIQPRADAVIGTAARMAVDHLRR, encoded by the coding sequence ATGAGCACCCCGGCCTTCGACCAGCTGTTCCGGGCCGCCGGGGTCACCGGCTGGCTGTACGCGGCCGACGTCGACACCGGCCACGACCTCGGGCACGGCGCCGACGAGCCGATGCCCACGGCCTCGATGTTCAAGGTGCCGCTGCTGGTGGCGCTGTGCCGGCAGGCCGACGCCGGGCTGCTCGACCTGACCGAGCGGGTCACCGTGACGGCCGCCGACCGGGTGTCAGGGCCGACCGGGATCTCCTCGATGCTCGACGACGTGACGATCTCGCTGCGCGACCTGGCGTACCTGATGATCGCGCTGAGCGACAACACCGCGGCCGACAAGCTGCTGGGCAGGGTCGGGTTCGAGGTGATCAACACCATGCTGGAGGCGTTCGGGCTGAAGGAGACCCGGGTGGTGCAGGGCTCGGGGGAGATGCTCGGCAGCATGGACGTGGACACCGGGCACGCCTGGCCGTTCGTGGATCCCGACGACATCACCCGGCTCAGCGTGCTGGACCCCGCGCGCACCAACCGCAGCACCGCGCGGGAGATGGCGCGGCTGTTCGGGATGATCTGGCGCGACGAGGCCGCCTCGGCGCCGTCGTGCGCGTGGATGCGGGGCGTGCTCAACATGCAGGTGTGGCCGCACCGCATGGCCTCGGGTTTCCCGTACGACGACGTGGCCGTCAGCGGCAAGACCGGCACGATGCCGACGCTGCGCTGCGAGACGGGCGTCGTCGAGTACCCCGACGGCGGCCGGTACGCGGTGTCGGTCTTCACCCGCTCCTTCGGCACCGCGCTCATCCAGCCGCGCGCCGACGCGGTGATCGGCACGGCCGCGCGTATGGCGGTGGACCACCTACGGAGGTAG
- a CDS encoding LysR family transcriptional regulator: MDLVRHLRYFIVVAEELHFGNAAIRLGMAQPPLSQRIKRLEEELGVRLFDRSARQVRLTEPGRLLLGEAREIVGRVDRLHELARQGGRGTVLKVGVPPDLAATVLAALVAAFRESSPDVRLAPAEIWTADQVTALAEGTIDVGLVRHPVTAPGLTFGQVLVQAQGVLLAEGDPLANVGEVHLADLAGRELVMPPKEGEPGWRAEVLAECRRQGFVPAQVHEGAGLGLVLAGAAVAFGPRMELAGLAWRPLLGSPITSRVSTAWRAATPAVGDFSAAAARTLKESAGMTHEGAAPVRRVSRRPGMLA, translated from the coding sequence ATGGACCTGGTCCGGCATCTCCGCTACTTCATCGTGGTGGCGGAGGAACTGCACTTCGGCAACGCCGCCATCCGGCTCGGCATGGCCCAGCCGCCGCTCAGCCAGCGCATCAAGCGGCTGGAGGAGGAGCTCGGCGTGCGGCTGTTCGACCGCTCCGCCCGCCAGGTGCGGCTCACCGAGCCCGGCCGGCTGCTGCTGGGCGAGGCCCGCGAGATCGTGGGCCGGGTGGACCGGCTGCACGAGCTGGCCAGGCAGGGCGGCCGCGGCACGGTGCTGAAGGTGGGGGTGCCGCCCGATCTGGCCGCGACGGTGCTGGCCGCCCTGGTCGCGGCCTTCCGCGAGAGCAGCCCCGACGTACGCCTCGCGCCCGCCGAGATCTGGACCGCCGACCAGGTGACGGCGCTGGCCGAGGGCACGATCGACGTCGGCCTCGTCCGCCATCCCGTGACCGCGCCCGGCCTGACGTTCGGCCAGGTGCTGGTGCAGGCGCAGGGCGTGCTGCTGGCCGAGGGCGACCCGCTCGCGAACGTCGGCGAGGTGCACCTGGCCGACCTGGCGGGCCGCGAGCTGGTGATGCCGCCCAAGGAGGGCGAGCCGGGCTGGCGCGCCGAGGTGCTCGCGGAGTGCCGCCGCCAGGGCTTCGTGCCCGCGCAGGTGCACGAGGGCGCCGGGCTCGGGCTGGTGCTGGCGGGGGCGGCGGTGGCGTTCGGGCCGAGGATGGAGCTGGCGGGGCTGGCCTGGCGGCCGCTGCTAGGCTCGCCGATCACGAGCCGGGTCTCCACCGCCTGGCGCGCGGCCACGCCCGCGGTCGGCGACTTCTCGGCCGCCGCCGCACGTACGTTGAAGGAGAGCGCCGGGATGACCCACGAAGGCGCCGCGCCCGTGCGGCGGGTCAGCCGCAGGCCCGGGATGCTGGCATGA